In Dromaius novaehollandiae isolate bDroNov1 chromosome 3, bDroNov1.hap1, whole genome shotgun sequence, the following are encoded in one genomic region:
- the ZC3H12D gene encoding probable ribonuclease ZC3H12D, translating to MPAKMALASSLSSKAVPPRSRRVPRLEVHQSKLDFFCKLGYSKQDICKVLETLGQEALEDDVLKELIRMGSKPQALESQVQPAPLKLVARGSGSVPDMPPWLGEDGSDSSSHLRPIVIDGSNVAMSHGNKEVFSCWGIRLAVDWFRQRGHMYIKVFVPSWRKEPPRQDSPIADQHILEELEKQSILVYTPSRKVKGKRVVCYDDRYIVKVAYEKDGVIVSNDHYRDLQNENPEWKWFIEQRLLMYSFVSNRFMPPDDPLGRHGPTLNNFLSKKPVLPEPKWQPCPYGKKCTYGNKCKFYHPERPHQAQLSVADELRAKIKVSLSLGTEEEKSPYRTGGENIPHDACTEMLQEASSCAGDSCCVEWSKGSYHEQSAGAWASGPNAEVEMDQRLLKPDLQRDQQLMEKMAAILISDDTYCRQRAVCTSQDREVTDSPHHCCNLRHNPYLMSHHHSLGCSCLPGCSFHWMILPSAQGRRHPDHTWPQHSCSMQVPARLDQKSQYVPNRAQHMPPPAAPPTDPFHFHSEHQLQQQRCFPSQPPPQPFLLDSSKGLGFLQKAYTYPEAAYWPVCTAQPPSGQQANIHRELCSIFPSDEVNEVMALYPDLKDIASLTLLIQRHRNL from the exons ATGCCTGCTAAGATGGCATTGGCTAGTTCACTTTCTAGCAAGGCAGTACCACCACGCTCCAGAAGAGTTCCTAGACTGGAAGTGCACCAGagcaagctggattttttttgcaaGCTGGGCTACAGTAAGCAGGACATCTGCAAAGTGCTAGAGACCCTGGGCCAAGAGGCTCTGGAGGATGATGTGCTGAAAGAGCTGATTCGGATGGGGAGCAAACCTCAAGCTCTGGAGAGCCAGGTTCAGCCTGCCCCACTAAAACTGGTTGCCCGGGGATCAGGTAGCGTTCCAGACATGCCACCGTGGCTTGGTGAAGATGGAAGTGATTCCTCCAGTCATTTGAGACCCATCGTGATCGATGGCAGCAACGTTGCAATGAG CCATGGAAACAAAGAAGTATTCTCCTGCTGGGGGATCCGACTGGCCGTGGATTGGTTCCGACAGAGGGGACACATGTACATCAAGGTTTTTGTCCCATCCTGGAGAAAGGAACCTCCTCGACAAGACAGTCCCATCGCAG ATCAGCACATTCTTGAAGAGCTTGAAAAGCAATCGATTCTTGTGTATACCCCATCCCGGAAGGTGAAAGGCAAGAGGGTAGTTTGCTATGATGATCGCTATATAGTTAAAGTTGCGTATGAGAAAGATGGAGTCATTGTTTCCAATGATCACTACCGGGATCTCCAAAATGAAAACCCTGAGTGGAAATGGTTCATTGAGCAGCGACTACTCATGTACTCTTTTGTCAGTAACAG GTTTATGCCTCCTGATGACCCATTAGGCCGTCATGGACCCACTCTTAACAATTTCCTCAGCAAAAAGCCAGTGCTTCCTGAACCAAAATGGCAACCTTGCCCATATG gaaaaaaatgcacttatgGCAATAAATGCAAATTTTACCACCCAGAAAGACCACATCAAGCTCAGCTATCAGTTGCTGATGAGCTCAGAGCCAAAATAAAGGTCTCATTAAGCCTAGGGACAGAGGAAGAGAAGTCTCCCTACAGGACTGGAGGAGAGAATATACCTCACGATGCCTGTAcagaaatgctgcaagaagctagCAGCTGTGCAGGGGATTCCTGCTGTGTGGAGTGGTCCAAGGGGAGCTATCATGAGCAGTCAGCTGGTGCCTGGGCCAGTGGCCCGAACGCTGAAGTGGAAATGGACCAGCGGTTGTTAAAGCCAGATCTACAGAGAGACCAACAGCTCATGGAAAAGATGGCAGCGATATTGATCAGTGATGATACATATTGTAGACAGAGGGCCGTATGTACCTCTCAAGACCGGGAGGTGACAGACAGTCCCCATCACTGTTGCAACCTCAGGCACAATCCATACTTGATGTCTCACCACCATAGTTTGGGCTGTAGCTGCTTACCAGGATGCAGCTTCCATTGGATGATACTTCCGTCTGCTCAAGGCAGGAGGCATCCAGACCACACCTGGCCTCAGCACAGTTGCAGCATGCAAGTACCAGCAAGGCTGGATCAGAAGAGCCAGTATGTCCCTAACAGAGCTCAGCACATGCCACCTCCTGCAGCACCTCCCACTGACCCATTTCACTTCCACAGCGAGCATCAGCTACAGCAGCAGCGTTGTTTCCCCAGCCAGCCTCCACCTCAGCCCTTTCTCTTAGACTCCAGCAAGGGTCTTGGCTTCCTCCAGAAAGCATACACTTACCCAGAGGCTGCTTACTGGCCTGTCTGCACTGCCCAACCACCGTCTGGCCAGCAAGCAAACATCCACAGGGAGCTGTGCTCCATTTTCCCATCTGATGAGGTGAATGAAGTCATGGCTCTGTACCCTGATCTCAAGGATATTGCTAGCTTGACTTTACTAATTCAGAGACACAGAAACTTGTGA